One segment of Yersinia kristensenii DNA contains the following:
- a CDS encoding DsbA family protein: MASTKLHYIFDPLCGWCYGAAPLVQAAQKIPKLTLVLHGGGMMSGANRRQIDSQWRSYVMPHDQRIAQLTGQIFGDNYFNNLLNDTSAIMDSTPPIAAILAAEILAGRGAEILHRIQYAHYVEGRRIADTPVLTELAVELGLDRDLFINAYNSALTTSSQHIAESRALLAKVHGHGFPTFALEDEQGKIALLPANEYYGNPSGWSELLKSITAH; encoded by the coding sequence ATGGCCAGTACAAAGTTGCATTACATTTTTGATCCATTATGTGGCTGGTGTTATGGTGCCGCGCCACTGGTGCAAGCTGCACAAAAAATCCCTAAGCTCACTCTGGTATTACACGGTGGTGGAATGATGTCTGGAGCTAATCGTCGCCAAATAGATAGCCAATGGCGTAGCTATGTTATGCCCCATGACCAACGTATTGCACAGCTAACCGGGCAAATCTTTGGTGATAATTATTTTAATAATTTACTGAATGATACTTCAGCTATTATGGATTCCACACCACCGATCGCCGCTATTCTGGCAGCAGAGATACTTGCAGGCCGGGGTGCAGAAATACTGCACCGCATCCAATACGCTCATTATGTTGAAGGCCGCCGCATTGCAGATACTCCTGTATTAACGGAACTTGCTGTGGAACTTGGGTTAGATAGGGATTTATTTATAAACGCCTACAATAGCGCCTTAACAACATCCAGCCAGCATATTGCTGAAAGCCGAGCATTACTGGCTAAAGTACATGGACACGGCTTCCCGACATTTGCACTGGAAGACGAACAAGGGAAAATAGCCCTCCTGCCCGCAAATGAATATTATGGAAATCCGTCTGGCTGGAGCGAGTTGTTAAAAAGCATTACGGCACATTAA
- a CDS encoding MBL fold metallo-hydrolase — MLNKTLLQMAFAGLTTFAAISTASAAEQLKMEVYNPGEKSIFPVSSEIISGKTEVALIDTQFQRNDAEALVKKIQQSGKKLTTIYISQADPDFYFGLDVITKAFPQAKIIATPQTIEEIKATKDGKMAYWGPILKENAPTRVIVPQEMQGKSFTVDGQKINVEGLDGPSPEKTFVWIPSLKAVVGGVAVSGNIHLWVADTQTAESRQNWLTTLDKIKALKPATVVPGHYLDNAPQTLESVNFTQHYLTTLNAEIPKAKDSAELIAAMKKHYPELKDESSLELSAKVLKNEMKWPQ; from the coding sequence ATGTTAAATAAAACTCTATTACAAATGGCCTTTGCTGGCCTGACAACTTTCGCGGCTATATCAACCGCTAGCGCTGCTGAACAGCTGAAAATGGAAGTTTATAACCCCGGTGAAAAAAGTATCTTCCCGGTATCCTCTGAAATTATCAGCGGTAAAACTGAAGTAGCACTTATTGATACTCAATTTCAGCGCAATGATGCTGAAGCACTGGTGAAAAAAATTCAGCAAAGTGGTAAGAAACTGACCACTATTTATATTAGCCAAGCCGACCCAGACTTCTATTTTGGTTTGGATGTAATTACCAAGGCGTTTCCGCAAGCTAAAATAATAGCAACACCGCAAACCATTGAAGAAATTAAAGCCACTAAAGACGGGAAAATGGCCTATTGGGGCCCTATTTTGAAAGAAAACGCCCCTACCCGTGTCATTGTCCCGCAAGAAATGCAAGGCAAAAGCTTTACGGTTGATGGGCAAAAAATTAACGTTGAAGGCTTAGATGGGCCATCGCCAGAAAAAACATTTGTCTGGATCCCATCATTAAAAGCAGTCGTCGGTGGTGTTGCCGTCTCAGGTAATATTCATTTATGGGTCGCTGATACTCAAACAGCTGAGTCACGCCAAAACTGGCTGACAACACTGGACAAAATCAAAGCATTGAAACCAGCTACCGTGGTCCCAGGACATTATCTTGATAACGCGCCACAAACATTGGAATCGGTGAACTTTACTCAACACTATTTAACTACGTTAAATGCAGAAATTCCCAAAGCAAAAGACTCCGCAGAGCTAATTGCAGCGATGAAAAAACATTACCCTGAACTGAAAGATGAATCTAGCTTGGAATTAAGTGCCAAGGTGCTTAAAAACGAAATGAAATGGCCACAATAA
- a CDS encoding winged helix-turn-helix domain-containing protein has protein sequence MDEIIIGDIIFSPRKRTLNKRGCILKIRNKESEVLSLLCSHYPEAMSRENIEKKIWSGSYVTDNTLTQTISNLRHALDDKKHELVTTIPKKGYCIGIKPDFSINGFTPNSLITGIDFVDHLKDKLIYASSESIGFTCKIITFIAFCFFLFISFNMTSNHYQVKIINVRKLPILVNLDEVRDKDFLFSYNKDPYVFLKKQKNGDYTICKLQNRGLECEKK, from the coding sequence ATGGATGAAATAATTATTGGTGATATTATTTTTTCTCCACGAAAAAGAACCCTTAATAAAAGAGGGTGTATCCTTAAGATAAGGAATAAAGAATCTGAAGTTTTGTCTTTATTGTGTTCTCACTATCCGGAGGCCATGTCTCGTGAGAATATCGAGAAGAAAATATGGTCGGGAAGTTATGTTACTGACAATACGTTAACTCAAACGATTAGTAATTTACGGCATGCTTTGGATGATAAAAAACATGAATTAGTTACCACAATTCCTAAGAAAGGATATTGTATTGGGATTAAACCTGATTTTTCCATCAATGGTTTCACACCAAATTCATTAATTACTGGTATTGATTTTGTCGATCATCTTAAAGATAAACTTATCTATGCATCCTCGGAGTCTATTGGTTTTACTTGCAAAATCATTACGTTTATTGCTTTTTGTTTTTTTTTATTTATTTCATTCAATATGACATCCAATCATTATCAGGTGAAAATTATTAATGTGAGAAAACTACCTATCTTAGTGAATTTAGATGAAGTTCGCGATAAGGATTTTTTGTTCTCCTATAATAAAGATCCCTATGTGTTTTTAAAAAAACAAAAAAATGGTGATTACACTATCTGCAAACTTCAGAATAGGGGGCTAGAATGCGAAAAAAAATGA
- the lysA gene encoding diaminopimelate decarboxylase codes for MPRALNDISTALTAQNLIALPERFGCPVWAYDGEVITQKINQLRHFDVIRFAQKACSNIHILRLMREQGVKVDSVSLGEIERALQAGFLPGQEPAEIVFTADLLDHATLLRVTELNIPVNAGSIDMLDQLGQHAPGHPVWLRVNPGFGHGHSQKTNTGGENSKHGIWHEDLTQAIEKIQQYGLTLVGIHMHIGSGVDYQHLEQVCDAMVQQVIALGQDISAISAGGGLSIPYQFGDDEIDTEHYYGLWNRAREKIAAYLGHAVSLEIEPGRFLVAESGVLIAQVRAVKNMGSRHYVLVDAGFNDLMRPAMYGSYHHISLLPADGRLLAGEPLIDTVVAGPLCESGDVFTQEAGGGLETRALPAAKIGDYLVFHDTGAYGASMSSNYNSRPLLPEVLFEQGQPRLIRRRQTIEELIALELI; via the coding sequence ATGCCGCGCGCACTTAACGATATTTCTACGGCACTGACTGCCCAAAATCTGATTGCTTTACCAGAGCGTTTTGGTTGCCCGGTTTGGGCCTATGATGGTGAAGTTATTACGCAAAAAATCAATCAATTACGTCATTTTGATGTGATTCGTTTTGCCCAGAAAGCGTGCTCAAATATTCATATATTGCGGTTGATGCGCGAGCAAGGGGTTAAAGTCGATTCGGTATCTCTGGGCGAAATAGAACGCGCATTACAGGCCGGTTTTCTGCCGGGACAGGAGCCCGCGGAGATAGTCTTTACCGCTGATTTACTGGATCACGCCACCTTACTGCGGGTGACGGAATTAAACATTCCGGTGAATGCCGGCTCCATCGATATGCTTGATCAATTGGGGCAGCATGCGCCTGGCCACCCAGTCTGGCTGCGGGTCAATCCGGGGTTCGGTCATGGGCATAGTCAGAAAACCAATACCGGCGGTGAAAACAGTAAACACGGTATTTGGCATGAAGATTTAACACAAGCGATTGAAAAAATTCAGCAATATGGCCTAACCCTGGTAGGCATTCATATGCATATTGGCTCCGGTGTTGATTACCAGCATTTGGAACAAGTCTGTGACGCCATGGTGCAGCAGGTTATCGCGCTTGGGCAGGATATCAGCGCGATTTCGGCAGGTGGCGGGTTATCAATTCCCTATCAATTTGGTGATGATGAGATTGATACCGAGCATTATTATGGTTTATGGAACCGCGCTCGCGAGAAAATTGCCGCATATTTGGGCCATGCTGTCAGTCTTGAAATTGAACCCGGCCGCTTCTTGGTAGCAGAATCCGGTGTGTTAATTGCACAAGTCCGGGCGGTGAAAAATATGGGTAGTCGGCACTATGTGTTAGTGGATGCGGGCTTTAATGATTTGATGCGGCCGGCCATGTATGGCAGTTACCACCATATTTCTTTGCTACCTGCTGATGGGCGCTTACTGGCTGGCGAACCCCTGATTGACACGGTGGTAGCAGGGCCGCTTTGTGAGTCAGGGGATGTGTTTACTCAAGAAGCCGGTGGTGGGCTGGAAACCCGCGCATTGCCCGCCGCCAAAATTGGCGATTATCTGGTATTCCACGATACCGGGGCTTATGGGGCGTCAATGTCTTCAAACTATAATAGCCGCCCATTATTACCGGAAGTATTATTCGAACAAGGGCAGCCGCGCTTAATCCGCCGCCGCCAAACCATCGAAGAACTTATCGCATTAGAGCTGATTTAA
- a CDS encoding methyl-accepting chemotaxis protein: protein MFSRIGFFVKRLVPGVKSISSLTNGRLGILSGLILVISLFSLLQLFSIGYLSHILDNTKGNVEKTHYSHRQEVLMDRARMELLIASDKLNRAGIYYMEDKETGSEGSWQSLLSEAMLSMQQSQDNYRQLLQLFAHDERPEFIALKESYQQLYQGLTELGQGLLKNNNIDAFFEVPIQGFQSDFTEKYYRYLQESENNRMVMDSQLLSSLSLAKQAVIIALVILLCLAFSVWLGVTRWVIRPLNYIISQIHVIAAGDLSRQIEHNAFTSREVRQLTDSIYQMQYGLVALVNQVRGGVDLILTGVNQIAADSHRISEQTQSQTLSLATTTLNMHQLTERVKQNSLSADQANHLAIEAKNIASQGGDMMSSVVSSMADISAGSQEIAEIITLIESVAFQTNILALNAAIEAAHAGEHGRGFSVVAREVGMLAHQSGHSALNIKRLIENSSTYISAGAGLVGRSGDNLHAIIDAVIKVTDLMAEISAASHEQSKGIEDITARVGMINEVTKLNAELVGQSTRASEVLQQQIFQLNQSVARFCLPTTIQPPQRINEEVAVSF from the coding sequence ATGTTCTCCCGCATTGGATTTTTTGTTAAGAGACTTGTGCCTGGTGTTAAATCTATAAGTTCATTGACGAATGGAAGGCTTGGTATTTTGTCGGGGCTTATCTTGGTTATTAGTCTTTTCTCTTTATTACAACTATTTTCAATAGGATATTTATCTCATATATTGGATAACACAAAAGGTAATGTTGAAAAAACGCACTATAGTCATCGGCAAGAAGTATTAATGGATCGAGCCAGGATGGAGTTATTAATTGCCAGTGATAAACTCAATCGTGCAGGCATCTATTATATGGAGGACAAAGAGACTGGCTCTGAAGGGAGCTGGCAGAGTCTATTGAGTGAAGCAATGCTCTCTATGCAGCAGTCACAGGATAATTACCGCCAGTTGTTGCAGCTTTTTGCTCATGATGAGCGGCCGGAGTTCATTGCTCTGAAAGAAAGCTATCAACAGTTGTATCAAGGCTTAACCGAACTTGGACAAGGTTTGCTCAAGAACAACAATATTGATGCTTTTTTTGAAGTTCCCATTCAAGGTTTTCAAAGTGATTTCACCGAAAAGTATTACCGTTATTTGCAGGAAAGCGAAAACAACCGCATGGTAATGGATAGTCAATTACTCTCTTCATTATCCTTGGCAAAGCAAGCCGTTATTATTGCTTTGGTTATTCTATTGTGTCTTGCATTTTCTGTTTGGTTAGGGGTAACTCGCTGGGTTATTAGGCCACTTAATTATATTATTTCACAAATTCACGTTATTGCGGCGGGAGATTTATCTCGGCAGATTGAACATAACGCTTTTACCAGCCGGGAAGTTCGGCAGTTAACTGACAGTATATATCAAATGCAGTACGGATTAGTTGCATTGGTTAATCAGGTTCGTGGTGGTGTTGATCTTATCCTTACCGGCGTTAATCAAATAGCTGCAGACAGCCATCGTATTTCTGAGCAAACACAATCACAAACATTGTCACTTGCTACCACGACACTGAATATGCATCAACTTACCGAACGCGTAAAACAGAACTCATTGAGTGCGGACCAGGCGAATCATTTGGCAATTGAAGCCAAAAATATCGCCAGCCAAGGTGGAGACATGATGTCGAGTGTGGTGAGTTCGATGGCGGATATTTCTGCGGGCTCGCAGGAGATAGCTGAGATTATCACCTTGATTGAATCAGTCGCTTTTCAGACCAATATTTTAGCTTTAAATGCTGCAATTGAAGCTGCCCATGCTGGCGAACACGGACGGGGATTCTCCGTTGTTGCACGAGAAGTGGGGATGTTAGCGCACCAAAGTGGGCATTCAGCACTGAATATTAAGCGCCTTATTGAGAACTCTTCAACCTATATTTCGGCAGGGGCCGGGTTGGTGGGCCGCTCTGGTGACAACTTGCACGCTATTATTGACGCGGTTATAAAAGTGACGGATTTGATGGCAGAAATATCTGCTGCATCACATGAACAAAGTAAAGGTATTGAGGATATAACCGCGCGGGTAGGGATGATTAATGAGGTTACAAAACTGAATGCTGAACTAGTCGGCCAATCCACTCGCGCTTCCGAGGTTTTACAGCAGCAAATTTTTCAACTCAACCAGTCTGTGGCTCGTTTTTGTTTGCCAACTACAATACAGCCTCCTCAACGTATTAATGAGGAGGTCGCGGTTAGTTTTTAA
- the galR gene encoding HTH-type transcriptional regulator GalR yields the protein MATIKDVAKLAGVSVATVSRVINNSPKASETSRKAVCDAMEQLQYHPNANARALAQQSTETVGMIVSDVSDPFFGSMVKAVEQVAYATGNFLLIGNGYHEEEKERQAIEQLIRHRCAALVVHAKKLSDEELTSLMKQIPGMVLINRTLPGFETRCVALDDRYGAWLATRHLIQQGHKRIAIICSNHQISDAIDRLQGYLDALEEFSLPVDDRLISYGTPDEIGGEQAMTELLGRGKHFTAVTCYNDSMAAGALSVLSDNSIEVPQEISLIGFDDVLISRYLRPRLTTIRYPVVAMATQAAELALALANNTPLPEITNMFSPTLVRRHSVASPQSPQVDE from the coding sequence ATGGCCACTATTAAGGATGTTGCCAAGCTGGCGGGTGTTTCCGTCGCGACGGTATCTCGTGTTATCAATAATTCGCCCAAGGCCAGTGAAACATCAAGAAAAGCGGTATGTGACGCTATGGAGCAGTTGCAATACCACCCGAACGCCAATGCTCGGGCGCTGGCGCAACAATCAACAGAAACCGTCGGTATGATTGTTTCCGATGTATCCGACCCCTTCTTTGGCTCGATGGTCAAAGCCGTCGAGCAAGTGGCTTATGCCACCGGTAATTTTCTACTGATTGGAAACGGTTACCATGAAGAGGAAAAAGAGCGTCAGGCCATCGAACAACTGATTCGCCATCGCTGTGCCGCGTTAGTCGTCCACGCCAAAAAATTATCCGATGAAGAATTGACGTCATTAATGAAACAAATTCCCGGTATGGTGTTGATTAACCGCACCTTACCCGGCTTTGAAACTCGCTGTGTCGCATTGGATGATCGTTACGGTGCCTGGCTGGCAACCCGCCATCTGATTCAGCAAGGTCATAAACGGATTGCTATTATTTGCTCCAACCATCAGATTTCAGATGCTATTGATCGGCTGCAAGGTTATCTGGATGCACTCGAAGAGTTTAGTCTCCCGGTTGACGACCGCTTAATTTCCTACGGGACACCAGATGAAATCGGTGGTGAGCAGGCCATGACAGAGCTACTTGGCCGTGGCAAACATTTTACGGCAGTCACCTGTTATAACGATTCGATGGCTGCTGGGGCATTATCAGTGCTTAGTGATAACAGTATCGAGGTGCCGCAAGAGATCTCACTGATCGGTTTTGACGATGTATTAATCTCGCGTTATCTGCGCCCTCGGCTGACCACCATTCGCTACCCGGTGGTGGCGATGGCGACACAGGCGGCGGAATTGGCATTAGCGCTCGCCAATAACACGCCACTGCCCGAAATCACCAATATGTTCAGCCCAACCCTGGTGCGCCGCCATTCGGTCGCCAGCCCGCAATCCCCACAGGTAGATGAGTGA
- a CDS encoding MFS transporter encodes MPVALLALALSAFAIGTTEFVIMGLLPQVAGDLHISIPTAGWLISGYALGVAIGAPIMAVLTAKLPRKKTLLLLMVIFIIGNLMCALAYSYDFLMLARVITALSHGAFFGIGAVVASNLVAPNRRASAVALMFTGLTLANVLGVPLGTALGQAFGWRSTFWVVSVIGLFSLATLYSKLPSAQDESPTELRKEIAALRGGGIWLSLLMTVFFAAAMFALFTYIAPILTEVTQVSEHGISWTLLLMGVGLTLGNIVGGRLADWRLSTSLTMTFLLIAILSALFSWTSNSFLAAEVTLFLWSAAAFSAVPALQINVVTYGKKAPNLVSTLNIAAFNVGNALGAWVGGVVIAKGLGLTAVPLAAAALAVIGLLLCLFTFSRARASKATTA; translated from the coding sequence ATGCCTGTTGCGCTATTGGCATTAGCACTGAGTGCTTTTGCTATTGGTACCACTGAATTTGTTATTATGGGATTGTTACCGCAGGTGGCGGGTGATTTGCACATCTCGATTCCAACGGCAGGTTGGTTAATCAGTGGCTATGCGCTGGGGGTGGCTATCGGCGCACCTATCATGGCGGTTTTGACGGCTAAATTACCGCGTAAAAAGACATTATTGCTATTAATGGTCATCTTTATCATCGGGAACCTGATGTGTGCTCTGGCATACAGTTACGATTTCCTGATGTTAGCCAGGGTCATTACGGCGCTGAGTCATGGGGCCTTTTTTGGTATTGGGGCCGTGGTGGCGTCTAATCTGGTGGCACCTAATAGACGAGCGTCTGCGGTGGCGCTGATGTTTACCGGCCTGACACTGGCGAATGTGTTGGGCGTGCCTTTGGGAACGGCTTTGGGGCAAGCTTTCGGCTGGCGTTCGACATTTTGGGTCGTCTCGGTCATCGGCTTATTTTCACTGGCAACACTTTATAGCAAGCTGCCTTCTGCTCAGGACGAATCACCGACCGAGTTACGCAAAGAGATAGCGGCGCTGCGCGGTGGCGGTATCTGGTTATCTTTACTGATGACGGTCTTTTTTGCCGCGGCGATGTTCGCCCTCTTTACTTATATCGCGCCAATTCTGACTGAAGTGACTCAGGTTTCTGAGCACGGCATCAGTTGGACATTATTGTTGATGGGGGTGGGCCTGACATTAGGTAATATTGTTGGCGGTCGCTTAGCGGATTGGCGATTATCGACGAGCTTGACGATGACGTTCTTACTCATCGCGATATTATCAGCCCTCTTTAGTTGGACCAGCAACTCCTTCCTGGCCGCGGAAGTGACGTTATTTTTGTGGTCAGCTGCGGCATTCTCCGCTGTACCAGCGTTGCAAATTAACGTCGTCACTTACGGCAAAAAAGCCCCTAATCTGGTCTCAACCCTTAACATTGCGGCCTTCAATGTCGGTAATGCTTTAGGAGCATGGGTCGGGGGTGTGGTGATCGCCAAAGGATTGGGATTGACGGCCGTCCCGCTGGCCGCCGCCGCACTCGCAGTTATTGGTTTGCTGCTGTGTCTGTTTACTTTTTCTCGGGCGCGCGCCAGTAAGGCCACGACGGCTTAA
- a CDS encoding LysR family transcriptional regulator, protein MDRITAAEVFVAIVERGSMIAAAEALNMSRAMVTRYLAQMEQWAGARLLHRTTRKLSLTHAGESTLTRCRHMLEFAKDMDLVEGQENDELRGLLRISCSQSLGQSAVAIAVTDYLRRHPQVAVDLQMDNRTVNLVEERIDLALRITNDLDPNLIARPLSICHSVVCAAPSYLSAKGIPKSPPDLAVHNCLTYSYFGKSLWHFDHQGIKSSVAVGGNLSANESVVLLSGALDGAGITLQPSYSAAPYIARGELIRLLPDYQPQAMGIYGIYTSRRQMPATLRSMLDFLVEWFATHPLPN, encoded by the coding sequence ATGGATAGAATTACCGCAGCAGAGGTATTTGTCGCTATTGTTGAGCGGGGCAGTATGATTGCCGCCGCCGAAGCTTTGAATATGTCGCGGGCAATGGTGACACGCTATTTGGCGCAGATGGAGCAATGGGCCGGAGCTCGTTTATTGCACCGAACAACTCGAAAATTGAGTTTGACTCATGCGGGGGAGTCCACACTCACGCGTTGCCGACATATGCTTGAATTTGCTAAAGATATGGATTTAGTTGAGGGGCAAGAAAATGATGAACTACGCGGTTTGTTGCGTATTAGTTGCTCTCAATCCCTCGGACAAAGTGCAGTGGCGATTGCCGTTACTGACTATTTACGCCGCCATCCTCAGGTCGCAGTGGATTTACAAATGGATAACCGAACTGTCAATCTGGTGGAGGAACGTATTGATTTGGCACTGCGCATTACCAATGATTTAGACCCCAATTTAATCGCTCGTCCACTCTCCATCTGCCATTCTGTTGTTTGCGCCGCGCCGAGTTATCTATCAGCTAAAGGAATACCGAAAAGCCCACCTGATTTGGCGGTTCACAATTGCCTGACCTATTCCTATTTTGGGAAAAGTTTATGGCATTTTGATCACCAAGGAATTAAATCATCTGTCGCGGTAGGGGGGAATCTTAGTGCCAATGAATCGGTCGTTTTACTCAGCGGAGCATTAGATGGCGCCGGTATCACTTTGCAACCCAGCTACTCCGCCGCGCCTTATATTGCCCGTGGCGAGCTAATAAGATTATTGCCAGATTATCAGCCACAGGCGATGGGAATTTATGGCATTTATACCTCACGCCGGCAAATGCCAGCCACATTAAGGTCGATGTTGGATTTTTTGGTGGAGTGGTTTGCCACCCACCCCTTGCCTAACTGA
- a CDS encoding LysR family transcriptional regulator: MPAISLRQIEIFHAVMTTGNLTEAALLLQTSQPTVSRELARFEQLVQLKLFDRVRGRLYPTVQGLRLFEEVQRSYYGLDRIKQAAEGIRQFQHAQLSIACLPVFSQSLLPAVCKPFIDRYPEVSLSVIPQESPLLEEWLSAQRHDLGLTENTQTPAGTVRYALMTVNEVCVLPSDHPLREKTVLTPHDFQGENFISLSVTDSYRQLLDNLFTEQGINRRLVLETHSAASVCAMVREGVGVSIVNPLTALDYIGKGAGDGVCVRRFSVEIPFTISLIQPIHRPSSSLVDTFIEHLKQQAITFQQRLAAVIAQQY; this comes from the coding sequence ATGCCCGCTATTTCTCTACGACAAATAGAAATTTTTCATGCTGTTATGACCACCGGTAATCTGACTGAAGCCGCATTATTGCTTCAGACATCACAACCGACCGTCAGCCGTGAATTGGCTCGCTTTGAGCAATTAGTCCAGTTAAAACTGTTTGATCGGGTGCGCGGGCGGCTGTATCCCACCGTACAAGGTTTGCGCTTATTTGAAGAGGTTCAGCGCTCCTATTATGGGCTTGATCGTATTAAACAAGCCGCCGAGGGGATCCGCCAATTCCAGCATGCACAACTTTCTATTGCTTGCCTGCCAGTATTTTCTCAATCACTGCTACCGGCGGTGTGCAAACCCTTTATTGACCGCTATCCCGAAGTAAGTTTGAGTGTTATTCCGCAAGAATCGCCTTTATTAGAAGAGTGGCTTTCAGCCCAGCGGCACGACCTCGGCCTGACAGAAAATACCCAGACCCCGGCAGGTACAGTGCGCTATGCGCTGATGACGGTAAATGAAGTTTGTGTCTTACCCAGTGACCACCCGTTGCGGGAGAAAACCGTGCTCACACCGCATGATTTCCAGGGCGAGAATTTTATCAGCCTGTCGGTCACTGACAGTTATCGCCAGTTGTTGGACAATCTCTTTACTGAACAAGGGATTAATCGAAGATTAGTCTTGGAAACTCACAGCGCGGCATCTGTTTGCGCCATGGTGCGAGAAGGTGTGGGTGTCTCCATTGTGAACCCATTAACCGCGCTGGATTATATCGGTAAAGGGGCCGGTGACGGCGTTTGCGTGCGACGGTTCAGTGTTGAGATTCCTTTTACTATCAGCTTGATACAACCGATACATCGCCCATCATCCAGCTTAGTGGATACTTTTATCGAGCATCTAAAACAGCAGGCAATCACCTTCCAACAACGTCTGGCTGCGGTGATTGCCCAACAGTATTAA